In Methanolacinia paynteri, the DNA window TTCTCCTCGACAAGTCCTGCCTTGCCGAGTTCTGCTGCATCGATTGCATCGATCGATGAGATTACCGTTGCGCCTGTTGCGCGTGAGAGCTTTGTAAGGTCCGACTTCTTGACACGGCGCACTGCAAGGACACCTGCCTTTGCAAGGTAGTGCTGTGCGATGTCGTCGATTCCCTTCTGGCAGACGAGAACGTTTGCGCCTGATTTGATGATCTTCTCGACGATCGTCCTGATCATCTTCTCTTCCTCGTCGAGGAACATCTGAAGCTGGTCGGGTGATGTGATCGAGATCTCTGCGTCGACTTCCGTCTTCTTGAACTCTACCGGTGCGTTAAGCAGAAGGATCTTTGCTTTCTCGACCTTCTTCGGCATGCCGGGGTGGACACGCTCCTTGTCGATTACGACTCCCTCGATAATCTCCGAGTCCTCGATTGTGCCGCCGACCTTCTTCTCGACCTTTACGAAGTCGGTGTCGACGGTTCCGTCCTCATCGGCGATCATCGTGATTGCCTTGACGACGAGCTCGGTGAGCTTGTCCTTTGCGGCCTCTGCTCCCTTGCCTGTCATTGCTGTGTCTGCAATCTTTGTAAGCATCTTCTTGTCGGTTGGCTTGACATCGATCGCGAGTTCCTTGATGAGTTCCTGTGCCTTGTCTGCTGCGAGCCTGTACCCGTGTGCGATGACCGTGGGGTGAACGTCCTGGTCGAGAAGCTCCTCTGCTCTCTTGAGCAGTTCGCCTGCGACAACGACCGCAGTTGTAGTTCCGTCTCCGACCTCGTCGTCCTGGGTCTTTGCGACCTCGACCATCATCTTTGCGGCCGGGTGCTCGATGTCCATCTCTTTGAGGATGGTCACACCGTCGTTTGTGATTACCACGTCACCGATGGTGTCGACGAGCATTTTGTCCATGCCCTTTGGTCCGAGTGTTGTTCTTACTGCACTTGCAACAGCTTTAGCAGCTGCGATGTTCCCGCTCTGGGCGTCGCGGCCGCGTGTACGCTGGCTGCCTTCCTTAAGGATAAAGATAGGCTGTCCTCCAAGATTTGCTGCCATATTAGTAACTCCTATGTTATGTCTTAAAAATGTGGTTAGTAGTTCTATATAAAAATTATTGATCTTCGATCAGCTCGATGAACTCGGACCCCTGAGTGAGATCTGAGAGCATGTCTTCGCCGATAATAAGTGTTTTCCCGATGCGTTTTTTCTTCTTGTAGTCCGTCAGGACACATACCGCCCGCGATTCGGTTATCTCGGATATATTGCCGATTAGCCCGGCGTGCCTGATCGTCTTCTGGGCGGTGCCGTACCCGGTGAGTATGGTCTTCTTCTCGTAGACCGCGAGCGCGTCGAAGGGAGCCCTGCACATGGTGTGCGTCTCAATCCCGATTCTCCTGAAATCCGGTGGGAAATTGTCTTCGTGCTCCTTTTGCTCCGACTTTTTCGCCAGATCGGAGGATTTTTTCAGTATGTCTATGGCTTCGACGATAGCTGCGTCGAAAAGCTCTTCGAGGCGGATCGCGATATCGAGTGTCGTGCTCATCCCGCTCTCGTACTTGGATATGGTTCTTCTCGATACGCCGAGCGAGGAGGCAAGGTCCCCGAGCGAAAGATTCCGGCTTTCGCGCAGATCCCTTAATTTTCCGCCGTTGATATTGACGTAAAGCCCGCCGGGCTGTGCGAATACGAGCGGAGGCACTTCGTCGACAAGGAAATCATAGAGAGTCTTCGAGTTCGTAGCGACGATCCCGTGCCGGATGTACACCGCACCTCTCTCGAGCTCAGAGTCCCTGGCCCGCTCCCCTACGATAATCGGCGTCGCATCAAGGTGATGGGCGATGAGCGCAAGATCGTGTGCACTCTCCTCGCCCACGCTGTCTATGTGGGGAACGACCTTTATGACAAGCAGCTTTGCATCCTTTCGCGCGATAATGTCGAAGCTCCTGGGCCTTATTCCGCACCTCTCCGATACGTTGTAGCCCGCCATTATCAGCACGCTGATTACCGTCTGCACGAGTCTTTCCTGGGACATGATACCTTCAGTTTAGAATTAATCTTCTTATGTTTAAGTGATCTATATTAAATTTGTACCTTTTCCATTTATAGAAAAAGAACTTTGGATGGTGACATGGCCGGGTGAATCCGGCAGGTTTTCGATGCTTATTGGAATAGACGATACCGACTCTCCGGCTGGAATGTGCACTACATATCTCGGTGCGGTCTTTGCAGGGAAACTTCGTGAAGAAGGCTATTCGGTAGATTCCATGACCCTTGCAAGGCTCAACCCCAATGCACGCTACAAGACGAGGGGCAATGCGGCGGTATGCATCGAAACCGACGCAGGCGAGAAGGGCTTCGAGCTTGCCTGCAGCCTCGTGGACGAACTTGCGGATCTCTCCTGCGAAAGAACAAATCCCGGTGTCGCTATGGCCGAATCGCCTCTCCCGTCATGGTTCTACAAAAAAGCGGTAACGAATTTTCTCACGATAGAAGAGGCCGTCGAATTCCTATATGAGAATGGTGCCGTATACCGGGGATGGAAGAACGGGAGGGGTCTCATAGGTGCAGCTGCGGCACTCTCAGCTTCTTTCGATGACTCTACATACGAACTGCTTGCATACAGGCACCACGAAGAGAAAGGAGAGAGAATCGTCGATCGCGGGAGCATCTTCCTTGCCGAGGAGAAGACGTATCCGCATACCTGGGATTCGGTCGACTTCGGGAAAGATGTCGTCGTCTGCGTCCCTCATACGCCCGATCCTGTTCTCTACGGAATCAGAGGTGAGTCCCCGGAATGGGTGAAGAAGGCGGTGTCATATATTAAATCCGAAGAGCCGTTCATCACCGCGCTTTACAGGACAAACCAGGGAACGGATGC includes these proteins:
- the thsA gene encoding thermosome subunit alpha yields the protein MAANLGGQPIFILKEGSQRTRGRDAQSGNIAAAKAVASAVRTTLGPKGMDKMLVDTIGDVVITNDGVTILKEMDIEHPAAKMMVEVAKTQDDEVGDGTTTAVVVAGELLKRAEELLDQDVHPTVIAHGYRLAADKAQELIKELAIDVKPTDKKMLTKIADTAMTGKGAEAAKDKLTELVVKAITMIADEDGTVDTDFVKVEKKVGGTIEDSEIIEGVVIDKERVHPGMPKKVEKAKILLLNAPVEFKKTEVDAEISITSPDQLQMFLDEEEKMIRTIVEKIIKSGANVLVCQKGIDDIAQHYLAKAGVLAVRRVKKSDLTKLSRATGATVISSIDAIDAAELGKAGLVEEKKVGGEEMIFVTKCDNPKACTLIVRGGTEHVVDELDRALEDALRVVGVAVEDKKFVAGGGSPEVELSLRLREFAASQEGRSQLAIEAFANALEIIPRTLAENAGLDPIDMLVELRSEHENGKKTAGLNVFEAKAVDMLKAGVVEPMRVKTQAIASAAEAAVMILRIDDVIAASKMGGGGPSPEDMEGMGGMGGMGGMPPMM
- a CDS encoding tRNA(Ile)(2)-agmatinylcytidine synthase, giving the protein MLIGIDDTDSPAGMCTTYLGAVFAGKLREEGYSVDSMTLARLNPNARYKTRGNAAVCIETDAGEKGFELACSLVDELADLSCERTNPGVAMAESPLPSWFYKKAVTNFLTIEEAVEFLYENGAVYRGWKNGRGLIGAAAALSASFDDSTYELLAYRHHEEKGERIVDRGSIFLAEEKTYPHTWDSVDFGKDVVVCVPHTPDPVLYGIRGESPEWVKKAVSYIKSEEPFITALYRTNQGTDAHLLDARIADIKEDRSYRIRGTVSSFPSTGEGGHVSFLLSDEPGISVRCMAYEPTKGFRDVVRKLIPGDVATVCGSFKSGSINLEKIEIISLAEKTVAKPPVCSCGKRMTSAGTGKGYKCRRCGEKSGEPEIIRIERELSPGWYEVPPVARRHLSKPLVRNRAKN
- a CDS encoding transcriptional regulator: MSQERLVQTVISVLIMAGYNVSERCGIRPRSFDIIARKDAKLLVIKVVPHIDSVGEESAHDLALIAHHLDATPIIVGERARDSELERGAVYIRHGIVATNSKTLYDFLVDEVPPLVFAQPGGLYVNINGGKLRDLRESRNLSLGDLASSLGVSRRTISKYESGMSTTLDIAIRLEELFDAAIVEAIDILKKSSDLAKKSEQKEHEDNFPPDFRRIGIETHTMCRAPFDALAVYEKKTILTGYGTAQKTIRHAGLIGNISEITESRAVCVLTDYKKKKRIGKTLIIGEDMLSDLTQGSEFIELIEDQ